In Scylla paramamosain isolate STU-SP2022 chromosome 19, ASM3559412v1, whole genome shotgun sequence, a single genomic region encodes these proteins:
- the LOC135109827 gene encoding semaphorin-1A-like: protein FPSAEELESQVFPGNRSEVDHFRLLQRDGDSLLIGARNIVYNISVHNLVENLSQRIVWFSKQHDSSVCFNKGKSVDECQNYIRVLAKEGEGQFLVCGTNAYKPLCRHYAQQADGSFNFTEKIGAGKCPYDPRHNSTFVYVDGELYSGTVADFQGMIPLIFREPLKTDHNDYNQLNAPDFVHSFDYGEFVFFFFRETAVEYMNCGKRVYSRVARVCKRDRGGGQARFKSLWTSFLKSRLNCSVPGEYPFYFDEIQSTTDVISGVYGDERHELIYAVFTTPSNSIPGSAVCAFSMRAILDTFEGAFKEQENMNSNWLPVKPFEVPDPRPGSCVEDSQTLPEDNINFAKSHALMDEAVAGFFGRPLLMKASFEYRFSKIAVDPQVTFLDGKTVDVLFIATDNGIIFKAINTQASPGTSSIEPVVIEEIHVFEEPVPIVNLQIAHQKDGQSKLIIITDDEVKSISLHRCHKATTCSACVGLQDPYCAWHDAHSRCGPPEPQIAGPIFQNVSGYHQQCPYSADSETLNPPTQIQTTEAPSPPEVETCAPCVCPEPSSPRPPPVTDPVPTEGPVDHSTIFDTLLEEDETSLESNKIPQLPPTQENNKRLGGVPNSVPQDPDLANEILLDSIGRETNQDVGIAYAEGGITGPVVGASLEGPPIYSAETLAIAVTTACVAALVIGFISGFLFSRKCRGDEYAHTYSETPYLDSKLNKRDNLVPAADPNMYTANNKHINNLVTNYNPKNINGKSNTNTTTDSKLLKPAKCAYI, encoded by the exons aGAATAGTGTGGTTCTCCAAGCAACATGACAGCTCCGTCTGCTTCAACAAGGGCAAGTCTGTG gACGAATGCCAAAACTACATCCGAGTGCTGGCCAAGGAGGGCGAGGGGCAGTTCCTGGTGTGCGGGACCAACGCCTACAAGCCTCTGTGTCGGCACTACGCCCAGCAG GCGGATGGCAGTTTCAACTTCACCGAGAAGATCGGGGCGGGGAAGTGTCCGTACGACCCGCGGCACAACTCAACTTTCGTCTACGTGG ATGGCGAACTCTACTCCGGAACTGTTGCGGATTTCCAAGGCATGATTCCGCTTATTTTCCGAGAGCCCCTGAAGACAGACCACAATGACTACAATCAGCTCAACG CCCCAGATTTCGTACACTCCTTTGACTACGGggagtttgtgtttttcttctttcgggAGACTGCCGTTGAGTACATGAACTGCGGCAAGCGTGTATACTCCCGAGTGGCGCGGGTGTGCAAGAGGGACCGAGGCGGGGGACAGGCGCGCTTTAAGTCTCTCTGGACCTCGTTCCTCAAGAGCAGACTTAACTGTTCCGTGCCTGGGGAGTACCCGTTCTACTTTGATGAGATCC AGTCCACCACTGACGTCATCTCTGGAGTGTATGGCGACGAGAGGCACGAGCTGATCTATGCTGTCTTCACCACGCCCTCCAACTCCATCCCGGGGTCGGCAGTGTGCGCCTTCTCCATGCGTGCCATCCTGGACACCTTCGAGGGGGCCTTCAAGGAGCAGGAGAACATGAACTCCAACTGGCTGCCTGTGAAGCCTTTCGAG GTTCCAGACCCAAGACCAGGTAGCTGCGTGGAGGACAGCCAGACCTTGCCAGAGGACAACATCAACTTCGCCAAGTCTCACGCCCTGATGGATGAAGCTGTTGCAGGATTCTTTGGTCGGCCACTCCTCATGAAGGCTTCTTTCGA atATCGCTTCTCCAAGATAGCAGTCGACCCACAAGTTACTTTCCTAGACGGCAAAACAGTTGATGTTCTCTTCATTGCCACAGACAACGGCATCATATTCAAGGCAATCAACACCCAGGCATCACCAGGCACAAG CAGCATTGAACCTGTGGTGATTGAGGAGATCCACGTGTTTGAGGAGCCAGTGCCCATCGTGAACCTCCAGATTGCCCACCAGAAAGACGGCCAGAGTAAACTGATCATCATCACTGACGATGAAGTGAAGTCCATCTCACTCCATCGCTGCCACAAAGCCACCACCTGCAG TGCATGTGTGGGACTGCAAGATCCTTACTGTGCCTGGCACGACGCACACAGCCGCTGTGGTCCACCAGAGCCTCAGATTGCTGGACCCATCTTCCAGAATGTGTCGGGGTACCATCAACAGTGTCCATACA GCGCCGACAGTGAAACTTTGAACCCTCCCACGCAGATACAGACAACTG AGGCCCCAAGCCCTCCAGAGGTGGAGACGTGTGCTCCCTGTGTTTGTCCTGAGCCTTCCTCTCCACGTCCGCCTCCTGTTACCGATCCTGTGCCCACGGAGG GACCTGTGGATCACTCAACCATTTTTGATACTCTGCTTGAGGAGGATGAGACATCCCTCGAGAGTAATAAAATTCCCCAGCTGCCGCCCACTCAGGAAAACAATAAACGCTTGGGCGGTGTTCCAAACAGTGTCCCTCAAGATCCTGACCTGGCCAATGAGATCCTGCTGGACTCCATAGGAAGAGAGACAAACCAGGATGTTGGAATAGCTTATGCTGAAGGCGGGATCACGG gTCCCGTGGTTGGAGCATCACTTGAAGGTCCTCCCATCTACTCTGCCGAGACACTTGCCATTGCCGTCACCACCGCCTGTGTGGCTGCCCTCGTCATTGGCTTCATCTCTGGCTTCCTTTTTTCTCGCAAGTGCCGGGGGGACGAGTATGCTCACACTTACTCGGAAACTCCCTACCTGGACTCAAAACTCAACAA GAGGGACAACCTGGTACCTGCGGCGGACCCAAACATGTACACGGCCAACAACAAGCACATCAACAACCTGGTGACCAACTATAATCCAAAAAACATTAATGGCAAgtccaacaccaacaccaccacggaCAGCAAGCTGCTCAAGCCTGCCAAGTGTGCCTACATTTGA
- the LOC135109828 gene encoding exocyst complex component 5-like isoform X1 has product MLNQYIQELEQDPFDGEEFVERLAWRVNASVSAPGSSDSVFNPDLLHEAFTQAIKDLQILDERTAKKCERMEAAVREEEVRYWHNIAQLLEHNKEAFQSFQDLDSHINSVATKVVHLGDQLESVNTPRSRAVEAQRLMDHFREFLLSGPLVSEVFTDKSKIYEAADVIQKLHLIAQELPSGKFETAKAKIAEKYDEIERSLIMEFVKAHRAGDKDRMKEIASTLSHFKGYSQCIDAFIEEAQHGSLRSRDMYQEVVPLCRRSEVLIREVFTNPDQVMGKFVLNIFQRQLLEYIQMKLENKTLLELYLKNLHELYCQTVKLCTDLQTFNLGNDSQFLSKLTKSIFQRHLNSYISIETRFLKEKFGLILSRYYENKGHQKKNIQSGGINDFRRNIQDVIGTKANINIGPAVENYGGETFLSEEVAISLLQETKQAFKRCQMLSSQSDVHNNAVQIFDLLAKALLNEHVDYAIELGLQVIPGGEVRTPPEVSFFEVVHQSSSMMNLLDKLFSDTLVPLVISTPKHGDCLQKKKQLGSTLEQKLDLGLDRTLSAIVSYVRHVLTVEQKRTDFKPEDDDMLITNVTVACQRVVRYINLVVERIRDSLDGHNLESVLLELGLRFHRTIFDHLMKFEYSATGAMAVICDVNEYRKCVANFKIPQVNSLFDTLHTLCKLLQVTPENLKMVCFGDQLSGLDRNVLANFIQLRADYKTAKLGNQLK; this is encoded by the exons atgTTGAACCAATATATCCAGGAATTGGAGCAG GACCCTTTTGATGGAGAAGAGTTTGTGGAGCGGCTGGCATGGCGGGTCAACGCCAGCGTGTCGGCGCCGGGCTCATCAGACTCGGTCTTCAACCCAGACCTGCTGCACGAGGCCTTCACGCAGGCCATCAA AGATCTGCAGATCCTGGATGAGAGGACAGCTAAAAAATGTGAGCGAATGGAGGCagcagtgagggaggaggaggtgcgctACTGGCACAACATTGCCCAGCTTCTGGAACACAATAAG GAAGCATTCCAGAGTTTCCAGGACCTAGACAGCCACATCAACAGTGTGGCCACCAAGGTGGTGCACCTCGGGGACCAGCTAGAAAGTGTCAACACCCCTCGGTCCCGAGCAGTGGAGGCCCAGCGCCTCATGGACCACTTCAGGGAGTTCCTCCTTTCAGGACCTTTGGTGTCTGAGGTCTTCACTGACAAGTCCAAG ATTTATGAAGCAGCAGATGTGATTCAGAAGCTTCATCTAATTGCCCAGGAGCTTCCCTCGGGCAA ATTTGAAACTGCCAAGGCAAAGATAGCAGAGAAGTATGATGAAATAGAGCGATCCCTTATCATGGAGTTTGTGAAGGCACATCGGGCAGGGGACAAGGATCGCATGAAGGAGATTGCCTCCACACTGTCTCACTTCAAGGGCTACTCTCAATGTATTGATGCTTTTATAGAGGAGGCACAGCAT GGGTCACTAAGATCACGAGACATGTACCAGGAGGTTGTGCCCCTGTGCCGGAGGTCTGAGGTGCTCATCAGGGAGGTGTTCACTAATCCTGACCAGGTGATGGGCAAGTTTGTGCTGAACATCTTCCAAAGACAGCTTCTG GAATACATACAGATGAAATTAGAAAACAAGACTCTACTTGAGCTGTACCTGAAGAACCTACATGAGCTATACTGCCAGACTGTCAAGCTATGCACAGACCTCCAGACCTTCAACCTGGGCAACGACTCTCAGTTTCTCTCCAAGCTCACTAAGTCAATATTCCAGCGACACCTAAACTCTTACATCAG CATAGAGACCAGATTCCTGAAAGAAAAGTTTGGTTTAATTCTGAGTCGCtattatgaaaacaaaggtCACCAGAAGAAGAACATACAGTCTGGAGG CATCAATGACTTCCGGCGCAACATCCAGGATGTGATCGGCACCAAGGCCAACATTAACATTGGGCCAGCTGTGGAAAACTATGGTGGGGAGACCTTCCTGTCAGAGGAGGTGGCAATCTCCCTCTTGCAGGAGACTAAGCAGGCCTTCAAAAGGTGCCAGATG CTTTCCTCTCAGTCTGATGTTCACAATAATGCTGTCCAGATATTTGATCTCCTAGCAAAGGCTCTCTTGAATGAACATGTTGATTATGCCATTG AGTTGGGGCTGCAGGTCATTCCTGGTGGTGAGGTGCGCACTCCCCCAGAGGTGAGCTTCTTTGAGGTGGTGCACCAGAGCAGCTCCATGATGAACCTTCTTGACAAGTTGTTCAGTGACACCCTTGTACCACTGGTGAT TTCCACTCCCAAACATGGGGACTGTCTGCAGAAAAAGAAGCAGCTGGGCAGCACACTGGAGCAGAAACTGGACCTTGGCCTTGACCGCACCTTGTCAGCAATTGTCAGCTACGTGAGGCATGTCCTCAcggtggagcagaagaggacaGACTTCAAACCAGAGGATGATGACATGTTAATCACCAATGTTACTGTG GCATGCCAGCGTGTGGTGCGCTACATCAACCTGGTGGTGGAGCGCATCCGGGACTCCCTTGATGGGCACAACTTGGAGAGTGTGCTGCTGGAGCTGGGCCTCAGGTTCCACCGCACCATCTTCGACCATCTCATGAAGTTTGAATACAGTGCCACTG GAGCAATGGCTGTGATCTGTGATGTGAACGAGTACAGAAAGTGTGTGGCAAACTTCAAGATTCCTCAGGTCAACTCCCTGTTCGACACACTCCACACACTGTGCAAGCTGCTGCAGGTGACCCCAGAGAATCTTAAAATGGTGTGCTTTGGAGATCAGCTG AGTGGCTTGGATCGCAATGTTCTGGCAAACTTCATTCAGCTTCGTGCTGATTACAAGACTGCCAAACTTGGAAACCAACTGAAATGA
- the LOC135109828 gene encoding exocyst complex component 5-like isoform X2, with product MEAAVREEEVRYWHNIAQLLEHNKEAFQSFQDLDSHINSVATKVVHLGDQLESVNTPRSRAVEAQRLMDHFREFLLSGPLVSEVFTDKSKIYEAADVIQKLHLIAQELPSGKFETAKAKIAEKYDEIERSLIMEFVKAHRAGDKDRMKEIASTLSHFKGYSQCIDAFIEEAQHGSLRSRDMYQEVVPLCRRSEVLIREVFTNPDQVMGKFVLNIFQRQLLEYIQMKLENKTLLELYLKNLHELYCQTVKLCTDLQTFNLGNDSQFLSKLTKSIFQRHLNSYISIETRFLKEKFGLILSRYYENKGHQKKNIQSGGINDFRRNIQDVIGTKANINIGPAVENYGGETFLSEEVAISLLQETKQAFKRCQMLSSQSDVHNNAVQIFDLLAKALLNEHVDYAIELGLQVIPGGEVRTPPEVSFFEVVHQSSSMMNLLDKLFSDTLVPLVISTPKHGDCLQKKKQLGSTLEQKLDLGLDRTLSAIVSYVRHVLTVEQKRTDFKPEDDDMLITNVTVACQRVVRYINLVVERIRDSLDGHNLESVLLELGLRFHRTIFDHLMKFEYSATGAMAVICDVNEYRKCVANFKIPQVNSLFDTLHTLCKLLQVTPENLKMVCFGDQLSGLDRNVLANFIQLRADYKTAKLGNQLK from the exons ATGGAGGCagcagtgagggaggaggaggtgcgctACTGGCACAACATTGCCCAGCTTCTGGAACACAATAAG GAAGCATTCCAGAGTTTCCAGGACCTAGACAGCCACATCAACAGTGTGGCCACCAAGGTGGTGCACCTCGGGGACCAGCTAGAAAGTGTCAACACCCCTCGGTCCCGAGCAGTGGAGGCCCAGCGCCTCATGGACCACTTCAGGGAGTTCCTCCTTTCAGGACCTTTGGTGTCTGAGGTCTTCACTGACAAGTCCAAG ATTTATGAAGCAGCAGATGTGATTCAGAAGCTTCATCTAATTGCCCAGGAGCTTCCCTCGGGCAA ATTTGAAACTGCCAAGGCAAAGATAGCAGAGAAGTATGATGAAATAGAGCGATCCCTTATCATGGAGTTTGTGAAGGCACATCGGGCAGGGGACAAGGATCGCATGAAGGAGATTGCCTCCACACTGTCTCACTTCAAGGGCTACTCTCAATGTATTGATGCTTTTATAGAGGAGGCACAGCAT GGGTCACTAAGATCACGAGACATGTACCAGGAGGTTGTGCCCCTGTGCCGGAGGTCTGAGGTGCTCATCAGGGAGGTGTTCACTAATCCTGACCAGGTGATGGGCAAGTTTGTGCTGAACATCTTCCAAAGACAGCTTCTG GAATACATACAGATGAAATTAGAAAACAAGACTCTACTTGAGCTGTACCTGAAGAACCTACATGAGCTATACTGCCAGACTGTCAAGCTATGCACAGACCTCCAGACCTTCAACCTGGGCAACGACTCTCAGTTTCTCTCCAAGCTCACTAAGTCAATATTCCAGCGACACCTAAACTCTTACATCAG CATAGAGACCAGATTCCTGAAAGAAAAGTTTGGTTTAATTCTGAGTCGCtattatgaaaacaaaggtCACCAGAAGAAGAACATACAGTCTGGAGG CATCAATGACTTCCGGCGCAACATCCAGGATGTGATCGGCACCAAGGCCAACATTAACATTGGGCCAGCTGTGGAAAACTATGGTGGGGAGACCTTCCTGTCAGAGGAGGTGGCAATCTCCCTCTTGCAGGAGACTAAGCAGGCCTTCAAAAGGTGCCAGATG CTTTCCTCTCAGTCTGATGTTCACAATAATGCTGTCCAGATATTTGATCTCCTAGCAAAGGCTCTCTTGAATGAACATGTTGATTATGCCATTG AGTTGGGGCTGCAGGTCATTCCTGGTGGTGAGGTGCGCACTCCCCCAGAGGTGAGCTTCTTTGAGGTGGTGCACCAGAGCAGCTCCATGATGAACCTTCTTGACAAGTTGTTCAGTGACACCCTTGTACCACTGGTGAT TTCCACTCCCAAACATGGGGACTGTCTGCAGAAAAAGAAGCAGCTGGGCAGCACACTGGAGCAGAAACTGGACCTTGGCCTTGACCGCACCTTGTCAGCAATTGTCAGCTACGTGAGGCATGTCCTCAcggtggagcagaagaggacaGACTTCAAACCAGAGGATGATGACATGTTAATCACCAATGTTACTGTG GCATGCCAGCGTGTGGTGCGCTACATCAACCTGGTGGTGGAGCGCATCCGGGACTCCCTTGATGGGCACAACTTGGAGAGTGTGCTGCTGGAGCTGGGCCTCAGGTTCCACCGCACCATCTTCGACCATCTCATGAAGTTTGAATACAGTGCCACTG GAGCAATGGCTGTGATCTGTGATGTGAACGAGTACAGAAAGTGTGTGGCAAACTTCAAGATTCCTCAGGTCAACTCCCTGTTCGACACACTCCACACACTGTGCAAGCTGCTGCAGGTGACCCCAGAGAATCTTAAAATGGTGTGCTTTGGAGATCAGCTG AGTGGCTTGGATCGCAATGTTCTGGCAAACTTCATTCAGCTTCGTGCTGATTACAAGACTGCCAAACTTGGAAACCAACTGAAATGA